DNA sequence from the Arthrobacter crystallopoietes genome:
CCGAGAAGGGTCGGTACGGTGAAGCTTTGGCAGTGCTGGAGTCGGTCCGTCCGGCCGAGCGCGCGAAAGCTGAGCTACGGGAGATCGAGCACGTAGCGGTCAAGGAGGTCGAGGAGCACCAGATCGGCTTGAAGGCAGTTCTGACGAACAAGTGGCTGCGGCGGATCGTCCTGGTTGGCATCGGATTGTCCGTAACCCAGCAACTGACCGGTATTAACTCAGTCATGTACTACGGCACGCGCATTCTGGAGGAGTCCGGGATGTCAGCGCAGCAGGCCGTACTCGCGAACATCGCGTTCGGCGTCGTGGCCGTTATCGGCGGCATCATTGCCTTGTGCAACATGGACCGGCTTGACCGCCGCACCACGTTTATCATCGGGTTGTCGTTGACCACGACCTGCCACCTGCTGATTGGGGTCGCCGGCATGCTGCTTCCCGAAGGCAACCCGGCCCGCCCAATCGTGATCCTGATCCTCGTGGTCGCATTCGTGCTCTCGATGCAGACATTCCTGAACATCGCTATCTGGGTGTGGCTTGCAGAGATCTTCCCGCTGCACATGCGCGGGCTGGGTATCGGCGTCTCGGTGTTCTTCGGCTGGACCATGAACGGCTTCCTAGCCCTGTACTTCCCGACGCTTGTTGGCGCGGTCGGCATTTCCGGCTCGTTCTTCCTCTTCGCGGGCATCGGCCTGCTGGCCCTGCTCTTCGTAATCACCCAAGTCCCCGAAACCCGGGGCCGCTCCCTCGAAGACCTCGAGGAAGACGTCTCCACCGGAACGATCTACCACGTCGTCAAGCCCGCCGACGCCCAACATTCCTGACACCCAGAGCTCTACCCTCCGGAGCTTAATCCCCCGGACCCGTGAAGTGACGCCAGCGAGTTCGCCGCAAGCCAACCTGCCCTGTACCGGTCATCGTCGAAGTCCTTCCAGCCGTTGCCGTACTGGGGGGATTACGGCCCACGTGGAGCGGGGAAACTTGTACCTGTCGGTCACCTGTTGATGCTGGTCTGGAACCCTGCAAACCCTCGTGGCGGGGAACCTTGAAGCCATGAGCGGGGATGACTGGCGTTTCTACCTGAACGCGGAAGACAAGATCCTGAACTTTGTCCATTGCCGCCGCGTCCGCGCTGCTGGGCTTTGAAGAAACCTGAGTCCTCGCCGACGTGCCCGGGCACCTGATCGACCTCGCATAGCAACTCTTCAGACTGCACCAAACGGCCGCCTAATCACCGAATCCTTGCCGGGCGGATACCCCGCCCGGCAAGGCCCGGCCCCGCCCGCGCGTTCAGGCAAAAGGATAAAGAACCATGATTGACAGCAAGAGGAGCGGTGAAAGCACCGCCCGGACAGCCGTGCTCACATAGACCCCCAGGGCTTACCGCCAGGAGAAGCGGGCAATGTCGGCAGCCCCGATGAGCCCCGCCTTCGGTCCCAGTGCCGCCAGCTCGATGGGCGCTGCGGGACGGAAACCGCGGCCGGTGAGGTTGCGGCCGAACGCGCGGCGGGTGGGTTCCAGCAGCAGCTCGCCTGCCTCGGAAAGTCCACCGCCGATCACGAACATCCCGGGGTCCAAAGCCGCGGCAAGGTTGGCCAGGCCCAAACCGAGCCACTCGCCAATGTCCTCGATCAACTGGATGCTGGCCGGATCGCCCTCGCGGGCCAGGGAGGTGACGACGGCGCCCGTGATGTCCTCCGCCCGGCCATCCACCGCGCGGAGCCATTCCTGGGCAACCGGGGAGTTGGCCCGGGCAAGTTCGCGTGCCTCGCGGCCGAGGGCGTTGCCGGAGGCATATTGTTCCCAACAGCCGCGGTTCCCGCATTCACAGCGATGGCCGTGCGGGACGATGACCTGGTGGCCGAACTCGCCGGCCACGCCCCAGTTTCCCCGTTCGAGCCGACCGTCGAGGATGATGGCACCGCCGATGCCGGTTCCGAGCGTGATGCAGACCAAGCGGCTCTGGCCGGTGCCCGTGCCGAAGCGGCACTCTGCCCACGCCGCGGCATCGGCGTCGTTGGTTACGCTGACCCGTCGGTGCAACAGCTTTTCGAGATTCGCGCGTACAGGTTCATTGCGCCAAGCCAGGTGCGGGCTAAACAGGACCGTGCTGCCGCTGCGGTCCATCCAACCGGCGGCGCCGATGCCCACCGACAGGATGCGGTGTTCGGATGATAAAGAACGGACCAAGGAGACAATGACCTGCTCCACTTCACGCGCATCGTGGCCCGGCGTGGCGCGGATTTCTTCGACGAGGATGCGGCCGTCCGCGTCGACGACGCCTGCCGCGACTTTGGTGCCCCCGATGTCGATCCCAATGGACAGCCCGCGGCGTGTCAGCCGGCTGGGCAGGCGGAGCTGGACGCGTGCACGCGGAACCCGGCCATTGCGCAGCGCCGGGGAATGAACTCTTGGTGTGCGCGGGCGGCCCGGGTCGTCGACTCTCATCTGTTTCATATTAGGGGCACTTCTCCCAGCTGACCGTGACCGGCGGCTTCGATGACGGAGAATTGGGGCCGTGCTTGACCCAGTGGGGCGGCATCTCGACGATGCCGCCCCTTCAGCCTGTACGCGATGTCGACGGCGTCCTATCGCTGTACCAACGACGCTGTCAACGCGGCATCAGCATCCTTCAAGACATTGGCTGCGACCTCAAGGCCTTCGATCCTGCCAAGAGAGACATCCTCATGCTCGATGTTCACGAGCATTTCGGGATCGACTTCGTAAAGTGCCCGCAGGAACTCCGTCCAATAGGCGGTGTTATGTCCCTTGCCCAGCGCGACGAAGTCCCACGCGGATTCCTTCGGCCACTCGTTCGCCCATTCGTCGCCACCCAGGTTGGTGCGCTCCTCCTCGGGCAAGAGGCGCCGGAACCGGTTATCAAGAACCCCGTAGAGGGCAGCAGTCTCCGTATTAACCCGAACGTCCTTGGCGGCGGCCTGCACCACCAATGGCCCAAGATGGCGGACCACGGCGACTGGGTCCATCTGCTGCCAGAAAAGGTGCGAAGCGTCGAGTTCGACGCCGATATGTGTCGCCTTGGTCAGTTCCAGCAGCTTGAAGACGTCGGCAGGGTTGAACACGAGGTTCTGCGGGTGGAGTTCCAGCGCGACTTTGACATCGAGGTCCCGGGCCAGCTGGTCGGTTTCCTTCCAGAACGCGGCCGCGACTTCCCACTGGTAATCCAGAACGTCCAGGGCCGCGGAGTTCCAGGCGTTGACGATCCAGTTGGCACGGGTGGCGCCGGGTTCACCGCCGGGCAGACCGGACATGGTCACGACACGGTTTTGCCCGAGGCGGTGGGCGAGGCGGATCGAGCGTCGAATGTCCTCGGCGTGCTTGTCCCCGATGGCGCGGTTGGGGTGCAG
Encoded proteins:
- a CDS encoding ROK family glucokinase, coding for MKQMRVDDPGRPRTPRVHSPALRNGRVPRARVQLRLPSRLTRRGLSIGIDIGGTKVAAGVVDADGRILVEEIRATPGHDAREVEQVIVSLVRSLSSEHRILSVGIGAAGWMDRSGSTVLFSPHLAWRNEPVRANLEKLLHRRVSVTNDADAAAWAECRFGTGTGQSRLVCITLGTGIGGAIILDGRLERGNWGVAGEFGHQVIVPHGHRCECGNRGCWEQYASGNALGREARELARANSPVAQEWLRAVDGRAEDITGAVVTSLAREGDPASIQLIEDIGEWLGLGLANLAAALDPGMFVIGGGLSEAGELLLEPTRRAFGRNLTGRGFRPAAPIELAALGPKAGLIGAADIARFSWR
- a CDS encoding sugar phosphate isomerase/epimerase family protein; this translates as MKLGVYNAILHDRPLPEALEVIADLGLTGIEINTGGFLPPVHIPNIDQILESDAARDEYLAIFEGTGVSMAGLNCNGNPLHPNRAIGDKHAEDIRRSIRLAHRLGQNRVVTMSGLPGGEPGATRANWIVNAWNSAALDVLDYQWEVAAAFWKETDQLARDLDVKVALELHPQNLVFNPADVFKLLELTKATHIGVELDASHLFWQQMDPVAVVRHLGPLVVQAAAKDVRVNTETAALYGVLDNRFRRLLPEEERTNLGGDEWANEWPKESAWDFVALGKGHNTAYWTEFLRALYEVDPEMLVNIEHEDVSLGRIEGLEVAANVLKDADAALTASLVQR
- a CDS encoding sugar porter family MFS transporter, with product MSQKSTVDRQVTLPPLTSGPHRKRLGLISTVACLGGLLFGYDTGVTNGAEGPMAQDLGLNLIQLGVVISSLIFAAAVGALVCGRISDAWGRRKTIIMLAVLFFVGTLLVVFSPAPPEPGTFSLTGFAVLVCGRIMIGLAVGGASTVVPVYLAELAPFEIRGSITGRNELAIVIGQLSAFVMNAIIATSLGGIVDGVWRIMFSVSAVPAIALFIGMLRMPESPRWLTEKGRYGEALAVLESVRPAERAKAELREIEHVAVKEVEEHQIGLKAVLTNKWLRRIVLVGIGLSVTQQLTGINSVMYYGTRILEESGMSAQQAVLANIAFGVVAVIGGIIALCNMDRLDRRTTFIIGLSLTTTCHLLIGVAGMLLPEGNPARPIVILILVVAFVLSMQTFLNIAIWVWLAEIFPLHMRGLGIGVSVFFGWTMNGFLALYFPTLVGAVGISGSFFLFAGIGLLALLFVITQVPETRGRSLEDLEEDVSTGTIYHVVKPADAQHS